Proteins co-encoded in one Dendropsophus ebraccatus isolate aDenEbr1 chromosome 9, aDenEbr1.pat, whole genome shotgun sequence genomic window:
- the PLD6 gene encoding mitochondrial cardiolipin hydrolase, with protein sequence MVPAVSWRLLGLSAVLVSLGLELMYRLLQRRRRPKREVLFFPTPLICTEPLLSPGLLCSCPLPHSMDGPLSRLLLRLLQARRSLELCVFTFSSPPLARAVLLLHDRGVRVRVITDSDYMAASGSQIGALRKAGVAVRHSQSSGFMHHKFAVVDRSVVITGSMNWTMQAIQTNRENLLITDDGVCVQAYMEEFERLWEEYDPAGYSFFPEEDENGS encoded by the exons ATGGTCCCTGCGGTGTCATGGCGGCTGCTCGGGCTGTCGGCAGTGTTGGTGTCGCTGGGCCTGGAGCTTATGTACCGCTTATTGCAGAGAAGGAGGAGGCCAAAGCGGGAGGTTCTCTTCTTCCCGACCCCCCTGATCTGTACGGAGCCGCTGCTGAGCCCCGGGTTGCTTTGCTCCTGCCCGCTGCCTCACAGCATGGACGGCCCGCTCTCCCGCCTCCTGCTGCGGCTCCTCCAGGCCCGGCGCTCCCTGGAGCTCTGCGTCTTCACCTTCTCCAGTCCCCCGCTGGCCCGGGCTGTGCTCCTGCTCCATGATCGCGGGGTCCGGGTGCGGGTCATCACCGACAGCGACTACATGGCGGCCTCTGGATCCCAGATCGGAGCCCTGAGGAAGGCGG GGGTCGCGGTCCGGCACAGTCAGTCCTCTGGGTTCATGCACCATAAGTTTGCGGTAGTGGACAGGAGCGTTGTGATCACCGGCTCCATGAACTGGACCATGCAGGCCATCCAGACCAACAGGGAAAACCTCCTTATCACAGATGATGGGGTGTGTGTGCAGGCCTACATGGAGGAGTTTGAGCGTCTCTGGGAGGAGTATGACCCCGCTGGGTACAGCTTTTTCCCAGAGGAAGATGAGAATGGATCCTGA
- the FLCN gene encoding folliculin: protein MNAIVALCHFCELHGPRTLFCTEALHSPHPQGATCGDSLGQGEQAEEEEGGIQMSSRIRSHSPADGASAESNSPRLKKSDMCEGCRSLDAGHPGYISHDKETSIKYVSHQHPNHPQLFSIVRQACVRSLSCEVCPGREGPIFFGDEQHGFVFSHTFFIKDSLARGFQRWYSIIVIMMDRIYLINSWPFLLSKIRGVIDELQGKALKVFEAEQYGCPQRPLRINTAFTPFLHQRNGNAARSLTSLTNDDNLWACLHTSFAWLLKACGCRLTEKLLEGAPTEDTLVQMEKQADLEEECAAWECHEEEEEGLPRPQPEVLEGRELSKCHIESSALSDCSWNMRRTAVFRSLRHMRQVLGASAFRMLAWHILMGNQVIWKGQDRDLIQSAFDVLQAMLPVGCVRVIPYSEKYEDAYRCNFLGLSPQAEIPPHVQSSEFAVMIEVRTAPRSNLYPVLFVDDEPLSKYEFVVASGSPVATDRVGLTILNKIEAALSNENLSMDVVEQCLVCLKEEWMNKVKVLFKFTKVDSRPKEDTQKLLGILGASEEDNVKLLKFWMTGLSKTYKSHLMSSVRSPTSSECRN, encoded by the exons ATGAACGCCATAGTAGCTCTCTGTCACTTCTGTGAGCTCCATGGACCCCGCACTCTGTTCTGCACCGAAGCTCtgcactccccccacccccagggggCGACCTGTGGAGATAGTCTGGGCCAGGGGGAgcaggcggaggaggaggagggaggaatcCAGATGAGCAGCAGGATCCGATCTCACAGCCCTGCAGATGGCGCCAGTGCGGAGTCCAACAGCCCCAGACTGAAGAAGTCCGATATGTGCGAG GGCTGCCGTTCTTTGGATGCTGGCCACCCAGGATACATCAGTCACGATAAGGAGACGTCCATTAAGTATGTCAGCCACCAGCACCCCAACCACCCTCAGCTCTTCAGCATTGTGCGTCAGGCCTGTGTGCGCAGCTTAAGCTGTGAG GTCTGCCCTGGCAGGGAAGGGCCCATCTTCTTTGGGGATGAGCAGCATGGGTTTGTCTTCAGCCACACGTTCTTCATCAAGGACAGCCTCGCCCGGGGCTTCCAGCGCTGGTACAGTATCATCGTGATCATGATGGACCGGATCTACCTGATCAACTCCTGGCCCTTCCTGTTGTCTAAGATTAGAGGGGTGATAGATGAGCTTCAAGGGAAGGCATTAAAA GTGTTTGAAGCAGAGCAGTACGGCTGCCCACAGCGCCCCCTTCGAATTAACACGGCGTTCACACCGTTTCTGCACCAGAGAAATGGTAACGCAGCCCGATCCCTGACGTCACTCACCAATGATGATAACTTATGGGCCTGTCTTCACACATCTTTTGCATG GTTACTGAAAGCTTGTGGCTGCCGTCTTACCGAGAAACTGCTGGAAGGAGCTCCCACAGAGGATACTTTGGTGCAGATGGAGAAGCAGGcag ACTTGGAAGAAGAGTGCGCAGCCTGGGAGTgtcatgaggaagaggaggaaggtcTGCCCCGACCCCAGCCTGAAGTTCTGGAGGGAAGAGAGCTGTCCAAATGCCATATAGAGTCCTCTGCCCTATCGGACTGCAGCTGGAACATGCGGAGAACGGCTGTGTTCCGGTCTCTGCGACACATGAGACAG GTGCTTGGTGCTTCCGCCTTCCGCATGTTGGCCTGGCACATTCTCATGGGAAACCAAGTCATATGGAAGGGGCAGGACCGAGACCTCATCCAGTCTGCCTTCGATGTCCTGCAG GCCATGCTCCCTGTGGGTTGTGTTCGTGTGATCCCGTACAGTGAAAAGTATGAAGATGCCTATAGGTGCAATTTCCTGGGCCTAAGCCCCCAGGCGGAGATCCCTCCACATGTGCAATCCTCTG AATTTGCTGTAATGATTGAAGTCCGCACAGCTCCGCGATCCAACCTATACCCCGTCCTGTTCGTGGATGATGAGCCACTCAGCAAGTATGAATTTGTGGTGGCGAGTGGGAGCCCGGTGGCCACAGACAGGG TGGGATTGACAATCCTGAACAAAATCGAGGCTGCTCTGAGCAACGAGAACCTGTCTATGGATGTGGTGGAGCAGTGCCTGGTGTGTCTGAAGGAGGAATGGATGAA TAAAGTGAAAGTCCTTTTCAAGTTCACTAAAGTGGACAGTCGCCCCAAAGAGGATACTCAGAAGCTGCTGGGAATTCTGGGAGCGTCAGAGGAGGACAATGTAAAACTGCTTAAATTCTGGATGACCGGCCTCAGTAAGACCTACAAATCCCACCTGATGTCCAGCGTGCGTAGCCCCACCTCATCCGAGTGCCGCAACTAG